AGACGCCGTGTTCGGCACCGGCGCCCTGCGCGTCGACTTCGCGCAGCGGCGCGTCTGGCGCGACGACGAGGAGATCCACCTGACGCCAACGGAGTACGACCTGCTCAAGTTCCTGGTGCAGAACGCCGACCGCGCCCTCACGCACGGCATGATCCTGCGCGCCGTCTGGGGTCCCGAGTACGCCGGCGAGAGCCAGTACCTGCGCGTGTACGTGCCGCAACTGCGCCGCAAGATCGAGCCGGACCCGTCGCGCCCGCGCTACCTCCTCACCGAGCCGGGCGTCGGCTACCGCTTTCAGACGCAGGAGACGGGGTAGCGCGAGGTCTCTCTGGCTGGTCCCACAAGCATCCCAGCCTTGTCCCGCAGGGAGACGGCGTCATAGCCGCAAACGCGAACGCCGAGATGGTGCGCACGCATGTCGTGTTGCCGAAGGATCTCGTCGATCAGATCGACGCACGCGCCGGCGCCCAGCAGCGCAGCGAGCTCATCGCTGAGGTGATGACCGAGTGGCTGCGGCGGCTGAACCTGCTCGAAGCCGCCGATGCGTTTGCCGGCTCATTGAAAGACGTTGACACGCCGAAAGACGTTGACACGCCCGGTTGGAACACGCCGAAGGAGACGAGTGCCTGGGTCGGTGCCTCGCACGCCCTCGATGACCAGCGCTGGCGGGAGAAGCGGGGGCCGGAGTGAAGCGCTACCTGCTGGATACGACAACCATCATCGACCTCGCAAAAGGAGCAGGGGCCGCGCCGCAGCGGCTCCGCCGGGCCATCTCGGCCGGCGATGAGCTCGGTGTCTGCCCGGTGATCGTGTGCGAATTTGAAGCTGGCCTTCTGTCCGCCGATCGGCTTGTCTGGGAAGGGCTGCTGCAACGTTTGCAATTCTGGCCGATCTCGCTCGAAGCCGCGCAGCACGCCGCTGCCGATCGATGTGCGTTCGCTCGCCGCGGTATCCGCCTTTCGAGCACTGATGCGCCGATCGCGGCCGTCGCGCGCGAGTTCGACGCGGTGCTCGTGACCGGCAACGTCAAGGACTTTCCTCAGACCGATCTGCAGGTTGTCTCCTGGCGGCGGTAGGGTGCCCGCATCGCCGGCCAACAGGGACGGGAAGGCGCCTGCCTCGCCGGCACGGCAGACGATCCTGTTCCCGCACCGGTGCGCCTCTGGCAGGGCGAAGCCCACCGGCCCGGCATCTACGATCTCGAAGTCGACACCTCGCTCCTCAGCCCGGAAGCCTGCGCCGAGCGCATCCGGCGGCGGCTCGAGGACGGCCCCGAAGGCACAGCTGTCCAGCGTCTCATGGGGCGAACCGCCGACTGAGATCGCCGCCCGCATGGTCCGTCGCCGAGCGCCGTTACCCGCGCCACCAAACGTTTGCAGCTTCTTGATGCGCCTCGGCGCTGCGGTGCAGTCATTGACGGTGAATCCTACGCTCCAGCAAACCTTTGCAGCTTCTTTATGCGTCTCGTCACAATCCTTGCCGTGCCTTTGCGCCCGCGCGGCTAGCGTGAGCTGGGACCGGCGGCCCTGTGGCCGTGCGGCCGTGCGATCGGAGCGTCCGGGACTGGCGGGAGGCGCGGAGATGACGTCGAAGGGGTTGGCCCGGCCGGCGGCGCGGCCGGAGCCGTTCGCGAGGTCGCCACGTTGCGGCGCTTTTGAGGACAGCCCACGGACAAACCAGGCATGGCGGCCGGAGCCGTTCGCGAGGTCGCCACGTTGCGGCGGCGAGCTGGTGGCCGGACGGCGCAGCGGCTGGTACATCCGCCGCCAGCCCGGCGTGGGTTCGCCCGCGGTGCAGGCCAATGGGTCGATACCTGCGCCGGCACCGACGGAGGCGCCGAACTGATGGCCGCGATCGACGTTCACCCCTCAACGGT
This genomic stretch from Dehalococcoidia bacterium harbors:
- a CDS encoding type II toxin-antitoxin system VapC family toxin; translation: MKRYLLDTTTIIDLAKGAGAAPQRLRRAISAGDELGVCPVIVCEFEAGLLSADRLVWEGLLQRLQFWPISLEAAQHAAADRCAFARRGIRLSSTDAPIAAVAREFDAVLVTGNVKDFPQTDLQVVSWRR